The DNA region TTTGGCTAAAGCAAGATGTAGCTCTTGAAAGCTCATCATAAGAAATCCTTAATTTATCCCATGGAAAGCCAATATCCGTCATACTTGGGACATGAAGTTTCCTTTGTCGGTTTGTAAGGACAAATGCAATAATTACAAAAGTAATTATCAATGAAGCTCCAAGGAATGTAAGAGCAATAAGAACCCTTATTTTAATCCTGGAATGGTGGGTAGAATGGCATGGTGGCACGTGAAACCTGAGATTTCCACATAACTCCTTATTATACATGAATGATTCCCTTGAGAAGTTTTTGAAACAACCAGCTGATGGAATTTCACCACTCAAATCATTGAATGATACATTGAAGTATTTGAGGTATGCAAGTCTTTCTAAAGATACTGGAATTGAACCAGAGAGTTTGTTTAGAGATAAATCTAGGGATTCCAAAGAAACAATTTGACTTATTTGCTTTGGAATAGATCCTTCTAGTTTATTATGTTCAAGGGAAAGAGAAACTAAATTTTGCAATTGTCCAAGAGTGACAGGGATATTTCCCGAGATTTGATTGTGAGACATGTTTAGAAGTGAAAGTGCCTTCAAACCTTCAACATCATTGGGTATAAATCCATCTAAGAAATTAGAACTCACATCAAGCACTAATAGATCTTTGAGATAGCACAAACTTGAAGGTATTCTAGAAGTCAACCGGTTTGATTCTAGATATATTTTTCTGAGGGAAGTGCTATTACCAAAGCATTTCAGCAAACTTCCAGATAGCTGATTGTTGCTCAGCTGTAATTCATACAGATAGTGAAGGTCACAAAGGCTATTAGGAATGGAACCACTCAATTTGTTATTACTGAGATACAATCCTTGGAGTTTACTAACCCTACCTAACATTGGTGGAATATACCCAACCAAGTTATTGCTACCCAAATCCAAGCGAATCAAGCTGCTTAAGTTTCCAAGTTGATTTGGTATAATTTCCTTCAACCCACAACTCGGCATAGACAGAACTTgaagggaagaagaaaaattcCCAATTGATGATGGAAGGATAGCATCTAGAGGGTTATCATCTAAGTATACCTCCTCCAAGTAAATGCAATTTACTAAAAAGTTGATAATACTTAACTCTGGAGATGCAGCATCATTCGTGAGCATGTTTTCATTTATAAATAGTGTGTTTAGGAGCCGTAGATTACCAAGAGATGTAGGGATTGTGCCGCTGAAATGATTTTTGGCGAGATCTATCGTAGTAAGCTGTGAACAATTTGAGATAGAGTCTGGTATCACTCCAAAGAACATATTGCTGCCAAGATAAAGTACCTCTATGTTCAATAGAGCATGCCCCATGCTTGAAGGAAGTGTGCCCACAAGGTTATTGACCGCAAATGAAATTAGTTTTAAAGAAGAAATGTTGAAGATTTCCTTGGGTATGGACCCTCTTAAGTTAGCCGattctaaaattattttctccAACATATAAAGTTTTCCCAACTCTTTTGGTATTACACCTGCCCGCCAACCAACCAAAATGCTTATTTTCTCATTAACTCATAATATGTGACAATAATATGTGAAAATAAGGTGTGCATGCAAATTTGACAGTAATATATGGATATTTCTATCgtattacattattttaactattttaaCTTCTAATCTGCTaagcactttgtgctcagatgacatgtagtggtTCTCCTATATGGGAAGGCATGAGATCGAGCTTCTATGGAGGCGATATTGATATTTTGTGCTTTTAACAAGTTGAGAAAGtgtagatgaacagatactacaatgtaatagagtgtACTATAAAAAGTAACAAGATTGTTTTATGCAGAGACAAGTaataatgtaatacttcataaaatacattacattttaattaaaaagtattatacatCGAACTAGACTTTAACAAGATTATGCACTTATGTAGCTTAGCTTGTTTTCATTTTAtgtaacttttaattttaaaaatagtatgTATTAACAAAAAATGTGAATGGACAATACTTTTATATAAGAGTCATGCTTGTGTGAGAACGTCTCACGAATCTTCATATGTGAGATGACTCGAATccagatgaaatgtaatactttattcatgatttagtatttcatttgctagtataagattcgtgagacggtctcacacatatatataatgtaactcattgtgaacataaatataatatgtgcagtccaactatcagcttaggcttttagttgagatggagcacatactttgatttggtatcagagccatgcaaaaggtcatgagttcaaatctatccaccgcacacgttgagggggcgtgtgaacataaatataatatgtgaagTCCAAAGCAGGCTTTTAGTTGATTCTCATTACCTTATTAtttaaagggaaaagggtcaaataggcccctaaactttagtcaaaagtgcaattagacatTTTAATGCATCTAAACCCAATAAATTCAGGggcctaattgtactttttattaaagtttaggggcctatttgacccttttccttatttaaaattatctATATGCATTTAGAATCCAAACTTATATAAATACAGGAATAAATGTGTCTGGGTTTTTATAATTAGCAGTATAGCATTGAATGTACCTCCAAAGTTGTTATGTGCAATGTATAGGACTTGAAGCATGGTTAAATTCCCAAGTTTCTTTGGTATATGTCCTGAGAGAAGAAAAACAACGCTTCATAGTGAGGACATTAATCCGCCCCCGGTCAAAGCTAAAACTGAACAAGGGAGGCATTATTGTGAAATTCTTTTGGTGCATGCATGCTAACTAAAATTATTGTAAGATAACCAATAGAGAAAGTATATTGAACAGATAATAcactgtaatagagtcaatagatatatattgtttgaaataataaatatttatacaaatttGATGGAATTTCAACACTAAATTTGTTCTTaggtatattaaaattttggagtaataaaaatttatacaaatttaatGGAATTTCATCACAAAATTTGTTCCTAGGTATATTGAAATTTTGGAGTATAGGGAGATTATTTCCAAAATGAAGGAGAATTTCACCAAATAAATTATTGACTAAAATAGATAGATGATCCATATTATCTGCTTACTATTAACATATAATTATGTGAATGCAATTAACATAATATGTGTCTGTGGTTTACATATTATGTCTCTTTATTATACATATTAtgtgcatttaatttttttgtatgcacataatttattaactgataaccataggcacataattttttaatcagaccaaattaaaatctattatgCAATGTGGATTCTAGTTCTTAGTATAACAACTATGgtttattcaatatttatttttaagccATAAGTCTTGTACTCTTGATCCATAAATTAATCTCCTAGCTCAGGACTGCACCCGGCCCGCTCCCTTTCAAGTTCTTCTCTCGAAGACCAAGGGAAACAAACAAAGTACAACatgaagaaaaagaatggaATGGAACATTTCAATAAAGACTcgtgaaaataataataattaataattggaAAATTTGTATGTGCACTCGAGCATTGTCCCTTTCTGCTTATTGTCtcaaacaaagcaaaatgtATGCTTTTAATAAGTACAAGGCACAATACCATAACAAAATTTCATATTACATATCAAGTAATTAATCTTTACACATACCTGTTAACCGATTGCTACCAATGTATAACCCCTCAAGCTTTGTTAAGTTTCCAAATTCTTCTGGTACATGCCCACTAAAATTATTGTATGACAGAGATATAGTTTGAAGCAATGAACATTCAGATAAACTTGATGGAATTTGACCACTAAATTTGTTATTACGTATATTTAATGTTTGAAGCTTAGGAAGATGATTCCCAAGATCAAGAGGAAGTTCACCAAATAAGCTATTAAGTGAAAGAGATAAAGTTTCTAACTTAGACAGATTTAAGATGCCCAAAGGAAAACATCCAATAAGAtgattaaaactaaaatttaaccACTTTAGTTGGGGAAGATTGCCTATTTCTCTAGGAACACTCCCTTCAAGAGAATTATCTCCTAAATGTAAGACCTCAAGTTTTGAAAGATTGAAAAGGGATGTGGGAAGAAAACCACTAAAGCTATTACTCCCCAAATACAAAAATCTAAGGTTCAATAAGAAACCAAACCAAGATGGAATATTCCCACTAAAGTTATTGATGCTACATTCAAGAACTTTGAGGCGTTTCAATTGAAAAAGTTCTCGAGGGAAGGAattatgaaaattgttttgGCTCAAGTTAAGTGAAACAAGGAAAGAAAGATTTCCCAAGTCTGGAGTTAATTCTCCAACAAGACCCATGTTGGAAAGATCCAAAGCAGCCACTCTATTGTGGCGAGAGTTGCAAGTGACTCCAATCCAGGTACACGGAGTCATGCTGTTAACAGACCAATTGTTAGCTAAAATGCtaggaaaatcaaaagaaattttTGATTTTAGAGAAAGAAGGGCATGTTTGTCTGTGGTAATGTTGGTATGGGAATTAATGGTTAAGCAAACCATTAGGGAGTGCAAGAAGAAGACGGATAAGCATAAATAATGGCGAGAGATCTCCATCGAATGACACAATCTATTATGTAAGCAAGTTTTCAGCTTTGATAAAAATCATATACAAGCTGAGTCCCTTTTTATAGTCATGCTTTTTTGGTGTAGCCCAAGATTTTTATCGTCGAACACGGAGACTAATCTCCTAACCTAGTGCAGTTGATTGATAAGATGTGTCTCGTCAACTTAGAAccacacaattttttttccacaggattgaagaaaaaaaaaggaaattcatgaacatttcttttttttttcttttactcgatttttttttttttgtaaatacaaCAAATTCAAGCGTCCCTCTAATTAAGCTCTAAtaggtaaattattgtgtggaccacggtcaaTAAAAATGCCGtaaatattttgaataaaaataatgcaaattatgtgttagaataatgtattaaggtgcgtcatttttctTTCATAAAGTGCATGatttatgtgcttaaggtgcattttttgttgaagctttaaggtgcatcattctaaagctttaggtgcatcTTTCCATAGCTTAAGCTGTGccgttttccttcttaaagtgcatacatttaaagctttaggtgcatcacttttctagtttaaggtgcatcactctaaagctttaggtgcgtttttccatagcttaaggtgcgtcgaaTATTGATCATGTTGATGTACctcatcaaatattttattatttttaaatgaaaatatgaaattatatataatgaaacaCAAGTGAATCTACTATATATTTCACTTAGAAGAATTCATCAAGTCTACTTTAACATGATTCAAATTTGTCACAACTAAAAATTATATCACAAAATGATCACtctaaatgtcattttaaacCAAATGTGTTACAACACTATCCTCCAAAAATGCCTCAATTTAAAGTTTAATGAGTGATGATTTCTCAAGATTTTAGCATTAGAGAGTTGCAAGAAAATATTGTCAAAATTGCATGTCTTTAACTATTGAATGAGAATGAAGAGCAAAGAGCTGCTATTTTATCCAAACATTCAATGGGAAAGAATGTTGTGCTAATATTGGATGGTGGTATAATTGCATTTGCTTGGGGAAATTAGGTAACAGAGtgagtaatactaaaaaaaaaaaaggtaaccCTTTTGGGGTTAAAGTGCAAGCGTACTATAACTACTCATTTAATAAAAGTGTATCGTAAGATTTGtcaaaaatcaatcaaaattgGTGTTCTCAATAGTATTATTGAAGCTTAGAATCtgtttaagaaaattttattacagCATTATAATACTATACTCATTGGTATTGTTGAAAAGCTTTCCTAATGCAAATAAGATTCCTAAAAGAAAAATAGgaaagttttgaaaaaaaggaACTAAAAAGAAATACTTCCCCTcctttcaaagaaaaaaaaaaaagaagaaaaatacttccCCATCATGGCTATAAGACCATTTTGGCAATAACTACAACTAAGCATACTAATAATGAAAATgtgttactcaaaaaaaaaattaaaaaaataatgaaattgtgTGTCATTGGATTCCTTTCAATTCCATTCGGCTTTCTTTAGGTACATGTACAGTCGGTTGACCCATAAATATTGGAAGGTGCACTGGACACTGACttcaattatttgctcaaatacATCACAATATTTATCCATTTTGCTAAATATCTCCTTACGTATTTCATGGAATGTAGACTTCAATTCACTGCCCAAGACAACTGTTAtaattagggatgtcaatctgGCCCGAACCCGATGGGCTAGCCCGAAACCGACAGGGCTATAGCCCGAACGGGTTAGCCCGATAAAAAAATTAGCCCGATGAGCCCGAAACCGATTAGCCCGATGGCCCGATAGGGCTAGCCCGAAATTAAATGGGCTAGCCCGATAGCccgaaaaattaaaaaatattatttattataggAGTGATGTGAAACATAATATACTTAATATTTATAGGCCaggtgagttcatctttagtatttttttatcactacgtacattttaaataaaattttattaaatatataaatataaatatatattacatataataaataaataaatatatacatattataaattttatatatatattataaattatatatatatataaatccacTTTCCAGTGAACtcactggaatgaatttccagtttggatatatatatatatatatatatatatatatatatatatatatatatatttattaattaattaattatatataatatatatttattaaaattttatttaaaaatgtacctagtgataaaaacaaaatactaaagatgaactcacctataaattgttaatttgttatgttggtattttaatatttagatattaggttttggatttgagttatgtgatgtttcatgcatagttattacgacGTCCCGTTAAGTCGCGCCACCCCTTAACCGTCTTGTCgcctaggaaatgttaaaatttaggGGTCTTAAACCGAACTGAACACAAAACCGAATTAAATTCGAATCGAAATTGAACCGTTGTAATtgcatttgttaaattttaatgtgctaAATGCTCATCCGATTGACCCGTTCTACCGAATCCGGTTGACGACTTGACCCGTTTAATCGAATGTTAGTATTCATCttcgattttagttcaaatagtcTAACCCGCtcgataagcccgacaacccgaagGTTAGGGTTAAGGCTAACCCGAATccgagattaaaataataattaaccgacaACCCGAACCCGATAAGCCCAACAACCCGACAGGGCTAGCCCGAAACCGACAGGgctggcccgattgacatccctagttATAATTAATTGCCCTCTTTCCAAGTACGGAGTATTTCTTTCACTTGACGGATAAAACTTGGTCCACTAGACTGAATTTTTATGCCCCAACCATAACCGTTGCTAGGttaggggcaaattattgtgtggactatagttcatagtatttaaaaagtacatttttaatatattataagtatatttttgtgtattcaATGAAcattattcaaaataatatactttcatattcaaataatatacttttcatgaatataatatatatttttaatgtactaaaagtacattatttgtccACTGAAtacacattatttgatagtatgtaAGGACAACTCTAGTCAAATTTGTCAGACTGTTCTCTTGTTATTGGCCTTCTTTATTTGAGCTGTAGCTAGCAGGAGTAGAGCCACCCCTTGGGGTAGGGGACCCTGCCCCCACCCcctccactatatatatatatatatatatatatatatatatatatatatgtggtgaTGATCAAGTGTGTCCGCCCCTTAActtgcggtcagtgcggccgcaccactatgtatacaaatataaaccactcaatgttagaaaatacaccacacaaatgtgcatcattaggtacgcattatcaaaaaacacaccactaggtatgtaaatatacaccacacagtgttagcaaatgcaccattaggacAGAGGAGATATGGTGCATTAtattgggtgtgtggtgtgttttatggtgtttttgtgtattttcattgtggtacgttttctaacattgagtggtgcattttctaacattgagcgGTGTGAAcggcaccgaccgcacgggaaggcacgaccacatttgaacatatatatatatatatatatatatatatatataattgtttaaaaagtatgccaaaaacataaaatattcaaaaataatacatcTAATATTTCACTTAAAAACTATTTGATCATGCTTAGATGCAAAATCATACACCAAACTTTTGATATTAACCTTTTtcaaaatctcattttcaattGCAATTAAAGCTAATCTATTAGCTATCTCTTACAGTGTAAGATACTTGATTGCAATTAAAACttcaacaatttcaacattgaattattttattttattttttaaaggcaATAGTAATTGAAATAgtctattattcttttttttttttacgcttCTCGAACCCAACCCAGATagatattttctagaaaatataaatataaaagagtattgatacaaaaaaaaaagttatataaaattataaatatatgaaaatcttattgatgttgttcaataaatagttaaaaataaataaaacttatcAAATTATGTATTACCGTACTTAATTGATGTTTTGCAATTTTATCGTTTGAGACTTAAAGAGTTGAAGAGATGCCAAAATCAAAATCGCAAACTTGTTTAAAAACCAAAATTACCGAAAAATTGTTGACTGACTTCTGATTTTCGAAGAACTTGCCAAATAACTTGCCCTTACATATGCTAAGGTTATGAATTTATTCGAATTTATCTCTATGTCACCCTTCCATAATCATACCCAAATTGCCTTGCCTATTTCTAATCATACTCAAATTAACAACTTCCATTCTTGTTTATATTCGATACTTTCAAGTGATTGGGCTCAATTTTCATGTAAAAgttttacataaaaaaatactactatAGGTTGAGCTTGAGGAGGTCTACAAGGAGAACCCTCTAAATGCTGGGAGAACCATTGCCAATCTGGCAGAACCCCTAGATGAAGCCATGGACGAAGCTGATTGTGTTCCTCGCCTTAATAGCCGGATGGTGTCCAACCACttgtgcaattaggcacatagtTTTTGCGCTCTTGAGTGTGTTTCTATTTTTTCGTGAGCCTACCTATTAGTACGACACATAATATCCTCCTCGCATGCAAGCAAGAACTATGCAAGTTTGATGTGTGGGAGATCACCTGGAATGTTCGTGAACAGAACCATGTGGCTGATGTCTTAGCAGCAAGCTAAACATATTTTACCAGAGGCTTCCACATTTTGAAGAACCCCTCAGATGAGGTATACAGGCTTTCACAACTTAGGAATTAGGGGAGAACAAACTACCAAAGCGCCtatggcaatgcacaaaagaactCTAGTCTAAGCCACAATTGTAAGCAATTAAATAAGAATTAGAgcaaggattgccccactttcatgGTGTATCAATCCTAACTCTTAAAGCACACAAGCATTTTAAGCCCCAATTTACCCATATTTTCATAGAAAGAAAATAGGTTTGAGAATGATGAGGCTTGAATCTTTCATCCAATTCTCATTGAAATGAAAGTTTCTCCAAAACAAGCTAATAATTGCTACGTATCAATGATTAATAAGAGAATTCAAGGAACCatctcaaacaaaaaaaaccctAGGTGGGTTGTTCATCGCCTTTATGCAGTAATCACATTTCTAGCATCAAGAATGGCAACAtcaccctaatccaaacccaataGCTAACTACTCACTCATTATAAGCATAAACATAGCAAAAGCAAATGAAAACATCATTAAAATTGCAACAAAGATAAAGGAGAAGCGTAAGGAAAGAGTAAATGAACTTCTCTATTAAAAGTGATGAAATTAGTGGTTAAAATCCACACCAATCCGCAATAAAGAGACTTAAACGTGTGTAGGTAGTCTAATACTAAGCTAATCTAAGCTATCAAAGTTTGTGGAAATGAAGGAAAATGAGCTAAGATTATCGAGGGTTCGAACTTCCCAAAAATTGCAGCAAAAACGATAAAATACTATTGTTCAGTAGAGCTGCACGGCCACCTACATGGGCCATGTAGGTGTTGCGCATAGAACAAAGGCAGCAGGGAGACACGACCACCGACACGAGTCGTGTGGGTGGCCGTGTAGGTGCATCCTAAAATGAACTTTGCTCCGATTCGTGCTCCGCTTCTCCTATCTTTCCTTGAGTGGGATCCTTGCTTCCAAAGTTGATCCAAAATGCTTCATTTGCTACTTGTTGTGAATAATTGCACCTATGAAGACAAAACATACAAACGAGTCTCAATTCTCACTCAAGACTTGGCACTTTATACACAAAAAAGAGGTTAAAATATGGAGTGAAAATGGTTTAGAAATAGAGTTATCACCATTTAATGGGTCTTCAGCATATGTAGTGGTATAATATGACGAGGCACATTCGTCTCCACCATATGTGTTGATATGAGGAatctcatcttcatcttcatcccttGGTTAGTTGTTGTGTAGAATTGCTTTGGCATGTAATCCGCCAATATGATTTGGGATTTGTGTCTTCGTATGATAGTTGCAAGCCTTCTCATCTATAGGGTCTTTCAACACCTTTCTCTTAACCCACCTCATAACTTGCATAGGCGATTGTGTTATATCACAAACTCTTTGTTTAGCATGCTTAACATCAAGACAAGTACCATGTTTAGGTTTTGCATCATAGGACTTGATGTTAAGAGGAATGAAGACTTATGTCGTTTCTCATTTCCCTTCCCCTTGTTCTTCTCAATTAGTGAAGTAGATTTGTTGCATGGGATGGAAACTTGATTGGCACATGTTGTGGTATCAACAAGTTCAATTATTCCCTCAGCTCCCGAGCTAACTCCATTACTTTATCCTTGAAGATAAAACACTTTTCAATTGGATGTCTGACAAATCTATGGTACTTGCAATAATTCGGATCATCGACTTTTTACGCCACATGTCGCCGCCTGATTTCGGGCAAGCCAATGAGATTATGCTTTAAGAACTCATCAAACATAGGTAAGACATCTAAATCCAAGAATGGACACTGCTTGTTTTGACTTTCCC from Ipomoea triloba cultivar NCNSP0323 chromosome 6, ASM357664v1 includes:
- the LOC116023533 gene encoding LRR receptor-like serine/threonine-protein kinase RCH1; translated protein: MTPCTWIGVTCNSRHNRVAALDLSNMGLVGELTPDLGNLSFLVSLNLSQNNFHNSFPRELFQLKRLKVLECSINNFSGNIPSWFGFLLNLRFLYLGSNSFSGFLPTSLFNLSKLEVLHLGDNSLEGSVPREIGNLPQLKCLFGELPLDLGNHLPKLQTLNIRNNKFSGQIPSSLSECSLLQTISLSYNNFSGHVPEEFGNLTKLEGLYIGSNRLTGHIPKKLGNLTMLQVLYIAHNNFGGVIPKELGKLYMLEKIILESANLRGSIPKEIFNISSLKLISFAVNNLVGTLPSSMGHALLNIEVLYLGSNMFFGVIPDSISNCSQLTTIDLAKNHFSGTIPTSLGNLRLLNTLFINENMLTNDAASPELSIINFLVNCIYLEEVYLDDNPLDAILPSSIGNFSSSLQVLSMPSCGLKEIIPNQLGNLSSLIRLDLGSNNLVGYIPPMLGRVSKLQGLYLSNNKLSGSIPNSLCDLHYLYELQLSNNQLSGSLLKCFGNSTSLRKIYLESNRLTSRIPSSLCYLKDLLVLDVSSNFLDGFIPNDVEGLKALSLLNMSHNQISGNIPVTLGQLQNLYL